A window of the Helianthus annuus cultivar XRQ/B chromosome 4, HanXRQr2.0-SUNRISE, whole genome shotgun sequence genome harbors these coding sequences:
- the LOC110942991 gene encoding uncharacterized protein LOC110942991, with product MELAHRAYWAITTVNADYNEAGKMRKLQLCEIEELRDEAYECASAYKDKLKKVHDAKLRKKMFEVGQKVWLYNSRLKMFVGKLKSKWMGPYVVRRVGRFGDVDIQDEQTLKQQTVNGHRLKSYMEGNDINNLELDKVGYILRPVDEEQQ from the coding sequence atggagttagCGCATCGAGCTTATTGGGCGATCACTACGGTTAATGCGGACTACAACGAAGCGGGGAAGATGAGAAAGCTACAATTGTGTGAAATTGAAGAGCTTAGAGACGAGGCGTATGAATGTGCATCGGCGTATAAAGACAAACTCAAGAAGGTGCATGATGCAAAATTGCGGAAGAAAatgtttgaagtgggtcaaaaagtttggttgtaCAACTCAAGACTTAAGATGTTTGTGGGTAAgcttaaaagtaaatggatgggcccgtatgtcgTTCGGCGAGTTGGAAGGTTTGGTGATGTAGACATCCAAGACGAGCAAACGCTAAAACAACAAACGGTAAACGGTCACCGGTTGAAATCGTACATGGAGGGGAACGACATAAACAATTTGGAGCTTGATAAAGTGGGCTACATTCTacgcccggtcgatgaggaacaacaatga